One genomic segment of Erythrolamprus reginae isolate rEryReg1 chromosome 2, rEryReg1.hap1, whole genome shotgun sequence includes these proteins:
- the LRTM1 gene encoding leucine-rich repeat and transmembrane domain-containing protein 1, whose translation MDEIVFQRILDSSSDYILPMIVLTRPKGTVVSPYLTYHRTKNNRKDIKHRKDFEAYGALQDDFQGLHNAEQSSLLFVSSIIILVDVVTSCPLKCLCHPNSRTVDCRNQGLAKVPSHLPAETQILLLSNNGIQKLSHRTFRGTQTLKILDLSNNSISGLLPETFRELGHLQILNLTNNLIEYVDNRTFSSLPHLRSLDLSSNNISRLPKTLGNKTENITLLSLKYNHLQEVDRFLLESLPNLKIIFFKGNFWKCNCQVFGLKLWLETFLFNGGISDEIICSIPENRKGKDLLKIPYELYGTCFPKASQDHQVYWHHNSRHKGSAKHTHLSEYGGNSTHINCERKSKPRPVNLRHSVVTVAITGVVCGIICLMMLAAAVYGCAYAVITAKYHQENSYPGKEKGSHEEKEPFENSLA comes from the exons ATGGATGAAATTGTTTTCCAGAGGATTTTGGATAGCAGCTCTGATTATATTTTGCCAATGATTGTACTAACCAGGCCAAAGGGAACTGTAGTTTCACCATATCTGACATATCATAGAACAAAGAACAACAGAAAAGACATAAAACACAGAAAAGATTTTGAAG CCTATGGAGCACTTCAAGATGACTTTCAGGGTCTACACAATGCTGAGCAAA gcTCGCTGCTTTTTGTTTCAAGCATTATCATACTGGTAGATGTGGTGACCAGCTGTCCCCTCAAATGTCTATGTCATCCAAATTCAAGGACAGTGGACTGCAGAAACCAAGGACTTGCCAAAGTTCCTTCCCATTTACCTGCTGAAACTCAAATATTACTTTTGTCAAACAATGGCATTCAGAAACTCAGTCACAGAACTTTTAGGGGCACTCAGACTCTCAAAATTCTGGACTTATCGAACAATTCTATTTCAGGTTTACTACCTGAAACATTCAGAGAACTAGGACATTTGCAGATTCTAAATCTAACAAACAATCTCATTGAATATGTAGACAATAGGACATTTAGCTCTCTACCCCACCTAAGATCACTGGATTTATCATCCAACAATATATCAAGGCTTCCCAAAACTTTAGGAAACAAGACAGAGAACATTACTTTATTGTCTCTGAAATATAATCATCTTCAGGAGGTTGACAGGTTCCTGTTAGAATCACTTCCAAatctgaaaataatttttttcaaggGTAATTTCTGGAAATGTAATTGTCAAGTCTTTGGTCTTAAATTATGGCTGGAAACCTTTCTGTTCAATG GAGGAATTAGCGATGAAATCATCTGTTCAATCCCTGAAAATCGGAAGGGAAAAGACCTGCTAAAAATTCCCTATGAGTTGTATGGGACCTGTTTTCCTAAAGCTTCTCAGGATCACCAAGTATATTGGCATCACAATTCCAGGCATAAAGGGTCTGCAAAGCACACCCATCTCAGTGAATATGGAGGAAACAGCACCCACATAAACTGTGAACGTAAATCAAAGCCACGGCCAGTTAACTTGCGTCATTCAGTTGTCACTGTGGCTATAACTGGTGTTGTCTGTGGGATCATATGCCTCATGATGTTGGCTGCTGCAGTATATGGCTGTGCCTATGCAGTAATTACAGCAAAATATCACCAGGAAAATTCATATCCTGGCAAGGAGAAGGGGAGCCATGAGGAAAAAGAGCCATTTGAGAATTCATTGGCTTGA